The genomic window CTTTTCGCTGGGCGTGCTGCTGGGCGGCATAGTGGTGCCACTGCTGGTGCAGTCGCCGGCGGCCGGAACCCTGGCGACCACCACCCTTTATGTGGGTAACCTGCCCTACCGGGCCAATGAGGCCACGGTAAGAAGCCTGTTTGAAGAATTTGGGCAGGTATTGTCGGTGCGCCTGATGAAAGACAGGCAGACCGGCAAACGCCGGGGCTTTGGCTTTGTGGAGATGCCGGCAGACGCGGCGGAAGCGGCAAGGACCGCGCTAAACGACACCGAATTTCAGCAGCGTACCCTCAAGGTGCGGGAGGCCAATGAGCGCAAGGACGACGACGGTGATAACGAAGCCGCGTCATAAGCGGCCTCAAATCACGAAGGTCTTCAACCCCGCGAAGCCTTCACCTAGAAAAGCCCCTGATTGAGCCTGCGCTTTTGCGGTAAGTTCGGTGCAGTAAACGTGCCCGAACACTCCCTGCTCATCGCCCGCTTCGGCTGCGGGCGCCTGCAGTAACAGGCTGGCCACGCGCCGGGCAATAGCCTGGCCGGAGTCCACCAGTTGCACTCCTGGCAGGCATTGGCTCAGCTCCTGGGCCAGCAGCGGAAAATGGGTGCAGCCCAGCACCAATGCGCTGGGCCCGTCATCACTTCGCCAGGGAGCCAGCACGCGGGCAAGCCTGGTCATATCGACAGGAAGGCCGGCCAGCTTGTCTTCCGCCATTTTTACCAGCTCGGTGGTACCCAGCAT from Oceanimonas doudoroffii includes these protein-coding regions:
- a CDS encoding RNA recognition motif domain-containing protein translates to MKVFQQPVPVQAVLLAMLLAVPGLALVTWASSSFYLGLFFSLGVLLGGIVVPLLVQSPAAGTLATTTLYVGNLPYRANEATVRSLFEEFGQVLSVRLMKDRQTGKRRGFGFVEMPADAAEAARTALNDTEFQQRTLKVREANERKDDDGDNEAAS